Within Heterodontus francisci isolate sHetFra1 unplaced genomic scaffold, sHetFra1.hap1 HAP1_SCAFFOLD_892, whole genome shotgun sequence, the genomic segment tccctgagagagagggactgagagacaccagtcagtgtacagacatcaccctgagagggagggagtgagagacaccagtcaatgtacagatgtcaccctgagagagagggactgagagacaccagtcagtgtacagatgtctccctgagagagagggagtgagagacaccaatcagtgtacagatatcaccctgagagagagggactgagagacaccagtcagtgtacagatatctccctgagagagagggactgagagacaccagtcagtgtactgatatctccctgagagagaggggactgagagacaccagtcagtgtacagatatctccctgagagagagggactgagagacaccagtcagtgtacagatatctccctgagagagagggactgagagacaccagtcagtgtacagatatcaccctgagagagagggactgagagacaccggtcagtgtacagatatcaccctgagagagaggggactgagagaaaccagtcagtgtacagatatcttcctgagagagaggggactgagagacaccagtcactgtacagatatctccctgagagagaggggactgagagacaccagtcagtgtacagatatcaccctgagagagagggagtgagagacaccagtcagtgtactgatatctccctgagagagaggggactgagagacaccagtcagtgtacagatatctccctgagagagagggagtgagagacaccagtcagtgtacagatatcaccctgagagggagggagtgagagacaccagtcagtgtacagatatcaccctgagagagatggcctgagagacaccagtcagtgtacagttatcaccctgagagggagggagtgagagacaccagtcagtgtacagatatcaccctgagagagagggactgagagacaccagtcagtgtacagatatctccctgagagagagggactgagagacaccagtcagtgtacagatatcaccctgagagggagggagtgagagacaccagtcagtgtacagatatcaccctgagagagagggagtgagagacaccagtcagtgtacagatgtcaccctgagagagagggactgcgagacaccagtcagtgtacagatatctccctgagagagagggactgagagacaccagtcagtgtacagatgtcaccctgagagagagggactgagagacaccagtcagtgtacagatatctccctgagagagcgggactgagagacaccagtcagtgtacagatatcaccctgagagggagggagtgagagacaccagtcagtgtacagatatcaccctgagagagagggagtgagagacaccagtcagtgtagagatgtcaccctgagagagagggactgcgagacaccagtcagtgtacagatatctccctgagagagagggactgagagacaccagtcagtgtacagatgtcaccctgagagagagggactgagagacaccagtcagtgtacagatatctccctgagagagtgggactgagagacaccagtcagtgtacagatatctccctattaAGAACAGTTCAGCAAATGCCACAGATGAACGACAGTTAATGAAGACGAGACAGTTTGTGCTGACAGTTTGCTGCAGCTCTTGTCCTCGCTGGGAGTTGGTTGTGGGGCGGGGGTGCGGCGGCGGCGAGCTGACTCCGGGCACTGTTGTGCTTTGGTTCGCTAGCTCTCCCTCCTCAGGGCCAGGCGCACACTGAGGAACAGTCCCCCGGCAGCGTGGAACAGTGGGTCACAGATCCCGCGGACACATACGGGGAAGGTGCTGGCCAGGCACTGGAGCTCCATCAGGCAGCAGCGGAGGCATGGGGCAGCCGACCACACCTGGCAGAAGGTGAAGCAGGCGTAGAGGAAACCCCACAGCAGGGCCATGGGGATGCCGAAGACCGCCGTCAGGACCCTGTAGCACCAGTAAGCCGAGACGGTGAACGCCGAGTGGCTGACGTCCCACACGAAGCCGAAGCTGTACGATCCCTCGGGCTCTGCCACCACCTCTTCGAACTCCACCTGTGggggagacagagactgagagaataTAAGGATGAACCTGCTGCCCGGCCCCGTTTCGACTGAACCCCTGCCCTCACGAAGGCGCCGACTCTCTCTGGGGTCCCACTGACACGCCCTGGGACCATGTTACCCGACATgttgcttacaagggaaattagagatagcgttagatccaaggaagaggcatataaatttgtcagGAGAAACAActgacctgaagattgggagcagtttagaattcagcaaaggaggaccaagggattcattaagaaggggaaaatagagtacgagagcaagcttgcggggaacataaaaactgactgtaaaagtttctatgggtatgtgaagagaaaaagatgagtgaagacaaatgtaggtcccttccagtcagaaacaggggaatttattatggggaataaagaaatggctgaccaactaaatgcatactttggttctgtcttcacaaaggaggacacaaatatcttaacagaaatgttggggaacacagggcttagtgagagagaggaactgaaagaaatcggtattagtagagaaatggtgttggggaaattgatgggattgaaggccgataaatccccagggcctgatggtatgtatcccagagtacttaaggtagtggccctagaaatagtggatgcattggtggtcatcttccaagattctatagactctggaacagttcctacagattggagggtagctaatgtaaccccactatttaaaaagggaggtagagagaaagcagggaatgatatgaccagtcagcctgacgtcagtagtggggaaaattctagagtccattatcaaagattttatagcagtgcacttggagaacagtggtagaattggccagagtcagcatggatttacgaaagggaaatcatgcttgacaaatctactagaattcttcgaggatgtaacttgtagagttgatgagggggagccagtggatgtggtttatttggactttcagaaggctttcgacaaagtcttacataagagattagcaagtaaaattaaagcacatgggattgggggtagtgtattgcgatggatagaaaattggttggcagacaggaaacagagtcgggataaatgggtctttttccgaatggcaggcagtgactagtggggtaccgcagggatcggtgctaggaccccagctattcacaatatatattaatgatttagatgagggaactaaatgtaatatctccaaatttgcagatggcacaaaactgggtgggagggtgagatgtgaggaggatgcagagaggcttcagggtgatttggacaagttgagtgagtgggctaatgcatggcaaatgcagtataatgtggacaaatgtgaggttatccactttggtagcaaaaacaggaaggcagattattatctgaacggctataaactgagaggggaatatgcagcgagacctgggtgttctcgtacaccagtcgctgaaggtaagcatgcaggtgcaacaggcagtaaaaaaggcaaatggtatgttggccttcatagcgagaggatttgagtacaggagcagggatgtcttgctgcaattatacagggccttggtgaggccacacctggaatattgtgtggagttttggtctccttatctgaggaaggatgttcttgctatagagggagtgcagcaaaggtttaccagactgattcctgggatggcgggactgacgtatgaggagagattgggtcggttcggattatatttgctggagttcagaagagtgaggggggatctcatagaaacctataaaattctaacaggacttgacagggtagatgcaggaaggatgttcccgatggtgggggagaacagaaccaggggtcatagtctaaggatacggggtaaacctttcaggactgagatgag encodes:
- the LOC137360059 gene encoding caveolin-3-like — encoded protein: VEFEEVVAEPEGSYSFGFVWDVSHSAFTVSAYWCYRVLTAVFGIPMALLWGFLYACFTFCQVWSAAPCLRCCLMELQCLASTFPVCVRGICDPLFHAAGGLFLSVRLALRRES